The Couchioplanes caeruleus sequence TCTCGCGGCCGAGGTGCACATCGTCGGTCGGCGGCGGTGGAACCGGCGGGGTGCGATGGTCACCGATCGGTACCAGCACGTCCGGCATCATCCGACGATCGAGGCTTTCACGGACTGGGCGGCCGGCGCGGGGTTGCCCATCATCGGGATCGACAATCTGCCGGGCTCGCGCCCGATGGAAACCGTCACCCTGCCGAAGGAATGCATTCTGCTCTTCGGCCAGGAGGGTCCCGGACTTTCCGATCCCGCCCGCGCGGCGTGCCGCGAGCTCTTCTCGATCGCCCAGTACGGGTCCACGCGCTCGATCAATGCCGGAGTGGCGAGCGGCATCGCAATGCATTCATGGGTACGGGCCCACGCCGGCCCGCCGCCGAGTTGACCTGGAAGATCCCCTGCGGAACATACGGGTCCCCGTCGTCGGGGGGCGCCGCCCTGAGCAGGGTGACCGCCGTGCCGGGCGGCATCCGGGCCGGCCTGCCCATCCATTCGGGTTCTGCCGATCCGCTTGACGGAGGCCGCCCCGACCCGCA is a genomic window containing:
- a CDS encoding TrmH family RNA methyltransferase, producing the protein MAGSEPHLEVGVGPWAGPWPDDERYDPELLEQGDRRNVVDRYRYWRREAVVADLDRRRHGFHVAIENWQHDFNIGTVVRNANAFLAAEVHIVGRRRWNRRGAMVTDRYQHVRHHPTIEAFTDWAAGAGLPIIGIDNLPGSRPMETVTLPKECILLFGQEGPGLSDPARAACRELFSIAQYGSTRSINAGVASGIAMHSWVRAHAGPPPS